One segment of Rosa chinensis cultivar Old Blush chromosome 6, RchiOBHm-V2, whole genome shotgun sequence DNA contains the following:
- the LOC112171500 gene encoding uncharacterized protein LOC112171500 isoform X1 — MSIVVTAAHPLAGPRTRPAPSSSPIVTAGWLSTVPILNPPTGTTSPLPPLPWLPPRRPRSRCSAVISLVVALFHLMDQMESDPDRELDNGGMVEVSNLVEEEEEYGRAECESQSQGVLGVIPGGWSS; from the exons ATGTCCATCGTCGTCACCGCCGCTCACCCCCTTGCTGGACCCAGGACGAGGCCCGCTCCCTCATCCTCGCCGATCGTGACCGCTGGTTGGCTCTCCACCGTACCAATCTTAAATCCGCCAACTGGGACCACGTCGCCGCTGCCACCGCTTCCTTGGCTCCCTCCTCGCCGCCCAAGATCGCGTTGCAGTGCTGTCATAAGCCTCGTCGTGGCTTTGTTTCATCTCATGGATCAAATGGAATCCGACCCAGATCGGGAATTGGATAATGGTG GGATGGTGGAGGTGTCGAATttggtggaggaagaagaagaatatggcAGAGCCGAGTGTGAGAGTCAAAGTCAGGG GGTTCTTGGTGTCATACCTGGAGGCTGGAGCAGCTAG
- the LOC112171500 gene encoding uncharacterized protein LOC112171500 isoform X2 has protein sequence MSIVVTAAHPLAGPRTRPAPSSSPIVTAGWLSTVPILNPPTGTTSPLPPLPWLPPRRPRSRCSAVISLVVALFHLMDQMESDPDRELDNGGEFGGMVEVSNLVEEEEEYGRAECESQSQG, from the exons ATGTCCATCGTCGTCACCGCCGCTCACCCCCTTGCTGGACCCAGGACGAGGCCCGCTCCCTCATCCTCGCCGATCGTGACCGCTGGTTGGCTCTCCACCGTACCAATCTTAAATCCGCCAACTGGGACCACGTCGCCGCTGCCACCGCTTCCTTGGCTCCCTCCTCGCCGCCCAAGATCGCGTTGCAGTGCTGTCATAAGCCTCGTCGTGGCTTTGTTTCATCTCATGGATCAAATGGAATCCGACCCAGATCGGGAATTGGATAATGGTGGTGAGTTTGGAG GGATGGTGGAGGTGTCGAATttggtggaggaagaagaagaatatggcAGAGCCGAGTGTGAGAGTCAAAGTCAGGGGTGA